The following coding sequences lie in one Anomalospiza imberbis isolate Cuckoo-Finch-1a 21T00152 chromosome 21, ASM3175350v1, whole genome shotgun sequence genomic window:
- the PSMB7 gene encoding proteasome subunit beta type-7, with protein sequence MAAVSVLRAPAGGFSFDNCARNSLLEAELAQKGLRVPAPRKTGTTIAGVIFKDGVVLGADTRATEGMVVADKNCSKIHFISPNIYCCGAGTAADTEMTTQLISSNLELHSLSTGRLPRVVTANRMLKQMLFRYQGYIGAALVLGGVDVTGPHLYSIHPHGSTDKLPYVTMGSGSLAAMAVFEDKYKPDMEEEEAKQLVRDAIAAGIYNDLGSGSNIDICVISKSKLDFLRPYDVANRKGDRFGRYKCEKGTTAVLTENVAHLELEVVDETVQTMDTS encoded by the exons ATGGCGGCCGTGTCCGTGCTGCGCGCGCCCGCCGGCGGCTTCAGCTTCGACAACTGCGCTCG GAACTCGCTCCTGGAGGCCGAGCTCGCCCAGAAGGGGCTGCGGGTGCCCGCGCCGCGCAAGACCGGCACCACCATCGCCGGCGTCATCTTCAAG GATGGCGTCGTCCTCGGAGCGGATACGAGAGCAACCGAGGGGATGGTTGTTGCTGACAAGAACTGTTCGAAAATACACTTCATTTCCCCTAATATCTA CTGCTGCGGCGCGGGAACGGCCGCAGACACTGAGATGACAACTCAGCTGATCTCCTCCAACCTGGAGCTGCACTCCCTGTCCACGGGACGGCTCCCACGAGTGGTCACGGCCAATCGCATGCTCAAGCAGATGCTCTTCAG GTACCAGGGCTACATCGGCGCCGCGCTGGTGCTGGGGGGAGTGGATGTCACGGGCCCCCACCTGTACAGCATCCACCCCCACGGGTCGACCGACAAGCTGCCCTACGTCACCATGG GTTCTGGATCGCTCGCGGCCATGGCAGTGTTTGAAGATAAATACAAACCCGACATGGAG GAGGAGGAGGCCAAGCAGCTCGTGCGAGACGCCATCGCAGCCGGCATCTACAACGACCTGGGCTCCGGCAGCAACATCGACATCTGTGTCATCAGCAAGAGCAAGCTGGACTTCCTCCGTCCCTACGATGTGGCCAACAGGAAGGGGGACAG GTTTGGTAGGTACAAGTGTGAAAAAGGAACAACTGCTGTTCTCACAGAGAATGTGGCACACCTGGAGCTCGAGGTGGTGGATGAGACCGTGCAAACCATGGACACATCCTGA